atttttatgtaattattcttgtccgcgTCATTTCCAACCGATGCATCGGgcgattttttaaacaataattcaagTAATCCTGGTGTTCTCTTATAACTTTGGTCTTCCACATTGACCAGATTATCAGTGAAATTGATCGGCGTATCACCAATCATCATACCGTTTGTCTACTTTCGAACACCGTATGTGGTACCCAAATCCCTCGTTTCATTTGTGCTGAACATTTTCGAATATTGCGCCGTGGAAtccgttgttttcttcaccggCGTACTTGTAgcagaaatttcaccaaacttcaGTGTTTTAGCATTTGCATCCATGAAATTCCCATCATCcatatcctcatcctcctcatcatcatcgtcatcccCGGTACTCTCGtcatcttttttctcttctttctttattGTCACATCCGGTAGTTtcgttttaatttcatgtttcatatgctgctgctgctgtcttGAGGTATCAACCAATTCTTGCAACGGTGTTACTGAAGGCTTGAATACCTCTCCCATAACCTGTTCGGCCCTGTCCTTGTCCAACTTGAGCATGTTATGCTTCCGCCGTATGACATCAGATGCTTTCGATATCTTACTCAACGTATCGCTATGCTTACGAATCTTGGTACTCTCCATGTTGCCGGCTCGATTGCTACAACAAAACTGTGCAAGTTTATGTTAGTTTATGCTTATGAAGCAGTCAAACCCCTTTCTACATCGCCCCTCATTGATTTCGCTATCCTTGTCAATTAcggtaaaactgtaattgtcATCATTCCAGCATGCCGAGCACAAGTCTTTAAATTGCTAATACGTCATGTCAGTGTTTACATGATCGTTGCAGAtatgtttcagattcatatcATCTTGCCGAAATAGCACCAATAAGTTTGCATCGTCGCGCACTAGGTATTTTGAAATGCGCGCATACGGTTGACTTAGATGAAAGCTATCGATATCGTGATGCCTGCCCATGCTGAAATATGCTCTGATATTATCCTGCTTTTCACAGGCCACATCGTCGAAAATCATAACAGAGTTGGGGCGAGCATCTTCCGGTTTTACAACTTCATCGTTCTCGCGAAACGGGATATAACCCACTCACTGCACGGGTTCtagtaacttttgcaaaaattgatactttggctGGATGAGAGATTTTGAATAGACGTAGACATTTTTGAATCGCAATCCATTGCCGTGGGTAACTAGTGCGAGAAGAGCGTTAGTTCTACCGCAATTGGATGGCCCGCAAAACATTGCTCTCACGGTATTTGGCAGCAATTTTCCATGTCGTTTTCCTATCTTTCTCTTACCACGTCGAACCATTTCATTAAGATTCGCGATAGGTATTTTATCGGGCTGATCTTGAAATCTCATGGTGCTTTGTTAGCATTAAAACGAGAAGTAAGATGACGCTGCGAAGCGGTCGAAACTTGGAGCGGCTGCGAAGAAAAAATCTCGAACTGGCGGGAAGAGTAAACAGCGAAagagaactgtgaatcttgAATCCATCATCACAGCAGCAAAGGTCGCCATGCGACCGGGTTATAAAGCCGTCGAGTCGGCGTTGGCGGGCGCACGTGCGTCCGCGCGTGGGACTGGGAAGAATGTTTGTACGCCTCGCGTCATACCTGTGCCTGATAAAATTGGTGGCATCCTGCCGTTTCTCATTCCAATTCTGGCTGGCCTAAGCGCTACTGGGGCTTTTGCAGGTAgtgctgcgggtatagctAAAGCTGTCAACGAAGCTGGTGTCAAACAACATCGGTTGAATGAAACCAAACGGCACAATACAACAATGGAGGCGATTGCTTTGGGCAAGGGATTATACCTGCGACCCTACCGCAGCGGAATGGGCCTGTACTTACGTCCGCCAAAAAACTAATGAAGCTACCACACCGAACTCTTACCAACATTGATTTACGCAACTatgctaaaaatatgaaaattttacattttcgtggtgttttcatgcggaaCGATCCGCCAAAATCAGGACCAAAAATGCTGGAATGCgcaattattaatcttgaCGATAAAAACGGTCTGAGGACACATTGGGTTGgatacaagaaaaatggtgacCATGTTGTGTATTTCGATAGTTTTGGTGATTTGAAACCGCCTAAAGACTTGATGAGGTATCTCAATGTTGGTAGCGTTGAATGCAATCATAAGAGGTATCAGCAATATGATACTGTGACTTGCGGCCACTTGTGTCGTAAATTTCTCAGCGAACAACTATAAAAAGACAAGTGTTACATGAGCAAGCATTAGTCATGTCGgaatcgttgacgttaacACTGTCAGGCACATCCTCCGTGCTGGAGATTCAACATTTTCCCCCCAATCGAGTAATCACCGGAGAAGAACCATGTTCTCGGTCTCGTCGAGTTCCAGACATTTaattcaatacccaatattcACGAGACGAGTAATCAATTTTACCTGAAACGAGTGGACAACAGCAGAAAGAGCATCACGATACCCACGGAGAGctatgaaattgaggatattgaaaattttctgcgtAAGGAGCTACCCTCCGACATCATCCTTAGTCCGAAAGCTAACAACAACGAGCTGAACAGTGAAGTCACGTGCAATCATGTGGTAGACTTGAAGCCGAAAAATTCCATCGGCCGATTATAGGAATTGAAGGCGGTTGAGCTATCATAAAacgttactcataaatctgaattaccCGTTGCCATACTGAAGGTTAATACTCTACGCGTTGAGTATAGCATAACCACAGAGGCGTACATAAACGAGCATCGAGCTCACgcgattcacgaatttttcccaaccgtTCCATCGGTATATAAGATTGTTGAAGTGCCTACCAGCGTCATTTACCTACCAATCGCCGTACAGTCGATACATCATTTGCAGCTGGGaatagtcgatcaagacgacgagctgattaattttcgcTGCGAAACGATTTCAGTACGTTTCCACGTGAAATCACTCAAATAATGCGAATCGTGTTTGACACGAGAAAGTTGGGCAAAAGTTGTAAAAGTCAAACGTCATGGTCAAAAATCATCAGTCGCCCGACACCTCTGACAACGTTTACACCGCCTAGGAGACTGACACATCTGAACGTTCGGTTTCTCCAGAGCCTGGGTCTTCaattacgtgaaaattttggaaaataagaattcgtgttcgctgcatcctgtgtgtgttaccatggaagaaataataagaatacagaaacctgtggtattcgacgaatcgttcgcgcactctgagattcatgctcatcagccgtttgcatcatccaccttccagaacaacaatgaaattcatattgttgttcaacattaagacttgtgtctactgcccggtaaaagctctctacacattcatggaaaaatcacaaaggatGATGGTGTGGCTGCAGTACGGGTACGAAATTGATTAATATGGCCgtttgtcatttgtttgaggaagttcgctatgagttgaacggtgtagagattgatcggaataaaaatgttggcatCACCAGCACTATGAAGGGTTACGTATCCTTGACTCCAGGCCAGCAATATAGTCTAGAGAATACCGGATGTTTGAGTGAGGATAACGAACTAACCGATGCCgctggaaatttcgatgttgttttACCGTTAAATTATGTGCTAGGCTTCGCCGAGGATTATTGCCGAGTTGTTGTTAATGCTGAACATAAGTTAATTCTCACACGTTCCAACACTGATTTGAATGCCGTGATTCAGGCCTCGGCgacggaaaacttcaaaaTCACCCTAAATAAGATCGAGTGGTTGTTGCCCTACATCAAACTAGCAGATGAACCCAAAATCCAGCTACGCAACTACATCGCCAAGGATCCGGCcatatccatgagttttcTTTCCTGGAAAACGTACGTGCATCCGATGCTCCCATCAACAACGCGGCATATATGGTCAGTCAAGACACCGACGTAGCTTGAGAAGCCGAGATATGTCGTTCTAGGAATTCAAACTGCAAGGAGAAACGAGCCGCTGAGAAATGCCAGCGTATTCGATCATTGTTGGATCAGAGATGTCAAACTCATTCTCAACTCCCAGTGCTATCCCTACGGAAATATGAATCTTGATGCATACAATAATCAACACGCCTttctctatgatatgtatgttcgaTTTCCAATGACCTACTAcaacaaagaagctgagccttGGCTTTCGAAGCTTTCgaatttataaaccaagctccccttatcgtcatcgattgctccaagcagaacgaaacattgaaaactggacctgtggacattcgattggaatttgaatCCAGCATTACGTTCTcaccacacacttctgcctactgcatgatcttgcatgaccgcattgttgaatataatccgattagtggtactgtaaaaaaaaattggattttggggggaggggggggggggggcgccAAGGGGGAGTGCCACTATCTTTGGATTAGAACTCTCGTATATACACTACTTGTGTGCGTGAGTGATACATCATATCTTAAATATCCTAAATTATTGTATGTCTCAGAGAGCTGTAAACAACAGCATGCAACAtataatagtagtagtagtagtagtagtataTCTAGTTAATgtacagtaaaaaaaaaaataaaagcttcGTGAAAATGTTTGTACAATTTTCTCAAACGTTATGAAACGTAGAATACTTGGAAACTTCTTcgaaagttttgtttttttgttaagTTTATGCAATTGGTTCTTGATCACGTTTAGTAGTCGCACGCTCCATGCTGGTAAGAAGGAGACGCTGCACACGTTGTCCAGGTACGGTGTACAAATTAAGCGAGAGTCGACGCatctttcaattcaatttgacCATACTGGCCGCCCAGATACTGCAAGAGCAACCGCTCCTCCTCCATCGTCTGCAACAATTTCTGGTATTGGGTCTCGTCTTCGTTCAGCAGTCGCTCAATCCGTGCTGGAAAGAATACGCTGAATTCGTCGTTCAGATCTGTGATGACACGCTGTCCAAACCTCGTTTGGACTCGTCGCATGTTGGTGACTttgtagattttgaaaatttctagctCCGTCAATTTCTTCGTCGGTAGAAATTCGTTTATGCTTGCCACTTTGTTCAGTTTtgtgaaatccatttttttaatgttcaacagttacgtgtttttttgataaatttagatttgcgaacttttttgtcactttgttTAGTTCTGACTTCTGATTCACAATGGTTTtgtcgtgaatattttttaagaacagATCGATTCGCTGTTTCAGTTCTGCTTCATTTGGAGTTCTCCCCATTAGAGCTGAAGATGCATGACTGTCTTTCTGACCTGAAATTCAGCCTTTTATAGCCGTATTTCTCCCACCAGGCACACAGAATCCTTTAAAAACTTCTAGAAGCTACGGAAATGATGTATCATCGATTGTACGttagaaccttccagaattcaacgtcgcattgcaatccgttgtccgcaggccgctcaccgtcaagtcgaaactcgtcggacgattccgagtattgttttcgtcgtacgattccgagaatcttTCAGGGTCAAAGAAACTCTTTCTCACGGTCCCggaccgctcgccgtcaagtcgaaactcgtcggactattccgagaattgtttgtccaaaattcgttcaaggccagagcgggtctttcagaattcaacgtcgcaccgaaatccagtgaccgcatgccgctcaccgtcgagtcgaaacacgtcggacgattccgagtattgttttcatcggacgattccgagaattgtttgtctaaaattcgttcaaggtCAGAGCGggtctttcagaattcaacgtcgcaccgaaatcctttgaccgcaatAGACATAATCAATCGTAATTCGCTATTCGCGATTAATACTCAATTACTTAGAGGTAACAAAccaaagaaaataagaatgaCATACtaggaaagaagaaagaaaacggGACTAAATTTAAACGGGCTCCTATGCCTCCTCGCGCTAGTCGcggtctgaaaaaaattaaacgataaTTCAAAACTAAAGACAACGggtgactcgacgcgctagCCGCGACCGTCCTCTACCAACTacggcgctaatcgccaacttaataatAAACGACTCGACAAAAATTAAACTGAAATCCCAATCGACGCACTAACCGCGATCGGTAACAAATCTAGAAAATTCCTTATGCCTACGGGCGCTAATGGCCACTTTACTATTAACCCACACAGCACAATatgtttcagaaatgtttcagaaatgtCTTATCAGAAACATGTTATATTCCATTGcaacatttcagaaatatgtcaGAGATATGTCCATGTCCGCATATATAACTAACGTTTTATAGCTGACATATGTCAGAAATATGTCAGGAACATTACGgtaatatgtcagaaatatttccgcgatatatttcagaaatgtttcagaaatgtCTTATCAGAAACATGTTATATTCCATTGcaacatttcagaaatatgtcagaaatatgTCCATGTCCGCATATATAACTAACGTTTTATAGCTGACATATGTcaaaaatatgtcagaaaCATTTCGgtaatatgtcagaaatatttccgcgatatatttcagaaatttttcagcgaTATATCTGAAAATGGTGACTGATATATTGCTGAAACATTTCCGAAAGAtatagtgaaaatatttctgatataTTCCACAatacatttcaaaaatctttcaggTAATAAAGAAAGTCCTGAATCTGAgtaaaatgattaattatataggtatcttacaaagttatttattttcaaatacattatAAAATCGTACAGACTCATGTCCATATTAAGTCGTGAATCGAAGGCTTCTTTTGAAATATACATGAAAGTAAGTATAGTCTTCTTCTCAATATAAACTtatcgttatattattataattatattattttgggAACAATAATGCATATGAAAATATAGGTTTCAATAATTAAGCTGATATAGGGCAGTTTTTTGctttacacaatatttacaaagaaaTGTTACGTAACACACGTAGTAAATGTTACTACAcattagggtgggccaaaaaaaatgagtatttttttttttacttcatactctgaaaatcggttgctagatacctctaaagaattctcaccaaatatgagctcttaattttgataacaaggtcctccgctttgcaattttccattttttcctgagtattagaaacaaaaattcatatctctttgacaactgctcgttaaaaaatatctcccctcatattcttgtaggaaatcgaacgctctacaaaaaaggtctcttacaattttttcgtaaaccttaccgtttaaaagatatcaaagcttaaagtttgattattttgagagaaatttctgttttgcttatgaattttttaactcgcttacaaaaaattttgatgaattgcacaactcatagttttgtaggaaattaactgctctacaaaaatggtgtcttatgatttgtcgattaagttaagcgtttaaaagatattcatcgtcaaacttcaatgcatactaattttaacagtttttgatgaataattcgaaaaatttcaatttaatttataagcttcatgaaaatttattccaatgtgagttcctaagaaaagagaaatgttttaaactatttttcttttatttttttagttctatatattataatatatatatagttacatatattatatagaactaaaaaaataaaagaaaaatagtataaaaatatatattaaaaattgaaaattaaaaaatatatattatatagaactaaaaaaattaaagaaaaatagtttaaaacatttctcttttcttaggaactcacattggaataaattttcatgaaacttataaattaaattgaaatttttcgaattattcatcaaaaactgttaaaattagtatgcattgaagtttgacgatgaatatcttttaaacgcttaacttaatcgacaaatcataagacaccatttttgtagagcagttaatttcctacaaaactatgagttgtgcaattcatcaaaattttttgtaagcgagttaaaaaattcataagcaaaacagaaatttctctcaaaataatcaaactttaagctttgatatcttttaaacggtaaggtttacgaaaaaattgtaagagaccttttttgtagagcgttcgatttcctacaagaatatgaggggagatattttttaacgaacagttgtcaaagagatatgaatttttgtttctaatactcaggaaaaaatgcaaaattgtaaagcggaggaccttgttatcaaaattaagagctcatatttggtgagaattctttagaggtatctagcaaccgattttcagagtataaagtaaaaaaaaaaatactcattttttttggcccaccctacTACACATACTATACTAGTGCGTAGTACGAAATGTAAAGTCGTGAACCAAAGGCTTCTTTCGAAATATACGTGAAAGTAAGTATAGTCTTTTTCTCAATataaacttattattatattattatgtttatattattttggaaACAATAATGCATATGAAAATATAGGCTATAATAATTAAGCTGATATAGGGCAGTCTTTTGCTCTGCACAATATTTACGAAGAAATGTTACGTAATACACGTAGTACATGTTACTACGTATAGTTACTACTATACTAGTAAATATGGTGTATAGCAAAAGACTGCCCTGTATCAGCTTAATTATTATAACCTATATTTTCATATGCattattgatttaaaaataatttaattattataatattataataataagtttaaatcgagaaaaaactatacttattttcatgtatattttaaaaaaagcgTTTGGTTCACGACTTTACATTTCGTACTATACGTGCTTAACGTGCTTCATTCTAATAATACTTAATTTAGTTTGTTGTTCAACGAGTCGACGTTTATGTCTATCTGAATAGCAGtcgttactttttcttttacgtgtcattttctgaaatcaaatatcataaataatacaagtataataaagtataatattcaatgttGCAAACATAAAACTTTGAATAACAAAAGGTCAGtcaataatttctcatttgatgtgcaggaaaataaaagtttattcTGAAAACAGTCCGAGAACTAATGTTTGTCAGGGTCTACTATACAGTTGACTGCAAAGTTAAGTTGTTTAACATAAAATATACACTGAAAATATGGACGTCATGCCACTATTGATATTAGATTAGTGTGATTGCCAATCGAATGGTAGCTGGTTACCCAATCATTTGATCAAACATAAACTAAATGATTGGTTAATAATAGTCTTACCTAAAACGTATGTTGTATATTTCGAATACACAGTTGACTGTCAGCTGCTCAACCTTTTCCTGCAATTATTACAGATGTTTCAAGATTTAGTTGTAAATACGTGAGTGTGATTCAAAGCAAATAACATGTAATTACTGATCGGCGGTCTCCACCTAGTCTGATATCTTTCTAACTAAAGCTAGATTACACGAGGCTCAAGGTGGTATACGCCAGATTGAAATAACGTATAAGCA
The sequence above is drawn from the Neodiprion pinetum isolate iyNeoPine1 chromosome 2, iyNeoPine1.2, whole genome shotgun sequence genome and encodes:
- the LOC138190360 gene encoding uncharacterized protein, with amino-acid sequence MAVCHLFEEVRYELNGVEIDRNKNVGITSTMKGYVSLTPGQQYSLENTGCLSEDNELTDAAGNFDVVLPLNYVLGFAEDYCRVVVNAEHKLILTRSNTDLNAVIQASATENFKITLNKIEWLLPYIKLADEPKIQLRNYIAKDPAISMSFLSWKTYVHPMLPSTTRHIWSVKTPT